Proteins encoded within one genomic window of Chlorobaculum sp. MV4-Y:
- a CDS encoding YceD family protein: MSKEKALIEIRLAGLSQGTHEFDFTCNATDFADPALAETGFSRDVSINVSVEKLDDEMVVTLNTSATANLTCDLCLAPISSELKGSYRIYYGYEQAGEPQEERDEEYRLIDRNTLALDLTEDVRETLLLSVPMKVTCKDNPDCRVFHQEELSEPGEDNLPDSDWQESLEKLKNKYR; this comes from the coding sequence ATGTCCAAAGAAAAAGCGCTGATCGAAATTCGTCTTGCGGGTCTTTCACAGGGAACGCACGAGTTCGATTTCACCTGCAACGCAACTGATTTTGCCGATCCGGCTCTCGCAGAGACTGGATTTTCAAGGGACGTCTCAATCAATGTAAGCGTCGAAAAGCTGGATGACGAGATGGTCGTCACCCTGAATACTTCGGCGACAGCCAATCTGACCTGCGATCTGTGCCTTGCACCGATCAGTTCCGAGCTGAAAGGTTCGTATCGGATTTATTATGGCTACGAACAGGCTGGCGAGCCGCAGGAAGAACGTGACGAGGAGTATCGGCTCATCGACAGGAACACACTCGCGCTTGATCTGACCGAGGATGTCCGCGAGACACTGCTGCTCTCCGTTCCCATGAAAGTCACCTGCAAGGACAATCCCGATTGCCGGGTGTTCCATCAGGAAGAATTGAGCGAACCGGGCGAAGACAATCTGCCCGACAGCGACTGGCAGGAGTCGCTCGAAAAACTGAAAAACAAGTATCGTTAA
- the fabF gene encoding beta-ketoacyl-ACP synthase II, protein MGLELKRVVVTGIGVLSPIGLSAEDFWKSLMEGKSGAAPITYFDATDFATRFACELKNFKADEYIDRKSADRMDPYCQYGVITAEQALKDSGLDLTSIDPTRIGVVHGSGIGGMTVYDQQFRQYLERGPRRVSPFFIPMLIPDIAAGQISIRNGLMGPNYATASACATSLHAVMDAVMLLQMGMADYMVCGGSEAPITQMSVAGFNSAKALSTRNDAPTKASRPYDVDRDGFVMGEGAGSLVLETYESAVKRGAKIYAEVVGMGASADAYHLTAPHPEGLGARSAMTNALKMAGITPDKIDYINTHGTATPLGDLAEIKAIKKVFGEHASKLSISSTKSMTGHLLGAAGAVESIACILALQNQTVPPTINLDNVDPEIDVDVTPNVPKQRSIEYALNNGFGFGGHNGCLIFRKAPAA, encoded by the coding sequence ATGGGTCTGGAACTCAAAAGAGTCGTTGTCACCGGAATCGGCGTCCTTTCACCAATCGGCCTTTCGGCAGAGGACTTCTGGAAATCCCTCATGGAGGGCAAAAGCGGCGCGGCTCCGATCACCTATTTCGATGCGACCGATTTTGCAACCAGGTTCGCCTGCGAGCTCAAGAATTTCAAGGCCGATGAGTATATCGACCGGAAATCTGCAGATCGCATGGATCCATACTGTCAGTACGGCGTCATCACCGCCGAACAGGCGCTGAAAGACTCCGGCCTCGACCTGACCTCGATCGATCCGACCAGGATCGGCGTGGTGCACGGCTCGGGCATTGGCGGTATGACGGTCTACGACCAGCAGTTCCGCCAGTACCTCGAACGCGGCCCCCGCAGGGTCAGCCCGTTCTTCATTCCGATGCTCATTCCCGACATCGCCGCCGGACAGATTTCGATCCGCAACGGCCTGATGGGACCGAACTATGCAACCGCTTCTGCCTGCGCGACTTCGTTGCACGCCGTCATGGACGCTGTCATGCTCCTGCAAATGGGCATGGCCGACTACATGGTTTGCGGCGGCTCGGAAGCGCCGATCACGCAGATGAGCGTGGCCGGCTTCAATTCGGCCAAAGCGCTCTCGACCCGCAACGACGCTCCGACAAAAGCTTCACGCCCTTACGATGTGGATCGCGACGGCTTTGTCATGGGCGAAGGCGCCGGTTCGCTGGTGCTTGAAACCTACGAATCCGCCGTCAAGCGCGGGGCAAAAATCTATGCGGAGGTCGTCGGCATGGGCGCATCCGCCGATGCGTACCACCTCACCGCTCCGCACCCCGAGGGCCTCGGCGCTCGCAGCGCGATGACCAACGCCCTGAAAATGGCGGGCATCACGCCGGACAAGATCGATTACATCAACACCCACGGCACCGCCACCCCGCTTGGAGACCTTGCTGAAATCAAGGCCATCAAGAAGGTGTTCGGCGAACACGCCAGCAAACTCAGCATCAGCTCGACCAAGTCGATGACCGGCCACCTGCTCGGCGCGGCGGGCGCTGTCGAGTCGATCGCCTGTATTCTGGCGCTGCAGAACCAGACCGTGCCTCCGACCATCAACCTCGACAATGTCGATCCGGAGATCGATGTGGATGTGACGCCGAACGTCCCGAAACAGCGCTCGATTGAGTATGCGCTGAACAACGGATTTGGATTCGGTGGACACAACGGCTGCCTGATCTTCAGGAAGGCCCCGGCCGCCTGA
- the rnc gene encoding ribonuclease III: protein MSLPFLCSEASDGASGTPDANLLLDPQTATHLERLTGRKCNRLIYRTALTHRSVLHDHHSGEHKPESNQRLEFLGDAVLDLLISEHLFKQFPGSDEGHLSSNRAKIVNRKSLAAFARELELGKHLIIGESADKQKIRTSESALADAIEALVGAIYLDQGLAGAERFITNHVIARVDLHKLVESEYNYKSRLIEYTQSRQLPPPLYTVIAEEGAEHEKTFVVEVSCNGQPLGKGTAPRKKDAEQLAAREAMIVLDSQNPFTPVAES from the coding sequence ATGTCACTCCCGTTCCTTTGTTCAGAAGCGTCCGATGGTGCCTCTGGCACCCCGGACGCTAACCTGCTTCTCGATCCTCAAACGGCAACGCACCTCGAACGACTCACCGGGCGCAAGTGCAATCGCCTGATCTACCGCACCGCCCTGACGCATCGCTCCGTGCTGCACGACCACCACAGCGGAGAGCATAAACCAGAATCGAACCAGCGGCTCGAATTTCTCGGCGACGCGGTGCTCGACCTCTTGATCTCCGAACACCTCTTCAAGCAGTTTCCCGGAAGCGACGAGGGGCACCTGTCGAGCAACCGGGCAAAGATCGTCAACCGGAAATCACTTGCGGCATTCGCCCGTGAACTGGAACTTGGCAAGCACCTCATCATCGGTGAATCCGCCGACAAACAGAAGATACGCACGAGCGAATCGGCGCTTGCCGACGCCATCGAGGCGCTGGTCGGTGCCATCTACCTCGACCAGGGACTTGCCGGAGCCGAGCGTTTCATCACGAACCACGTCATCGCAAGGGTCGATCTGCACAAGCTTGTGGAGTCAGAGTACAACTACAAAAGCCGCCTGATCGAGTACACCCAGTCGCGCCAGCTTCCACCGCCGCTTTATACGGTCATCGCCGAAGAGGGAGCGGAGCACGAAAAGACGTTCGTCGTCGAGGTTTCCTGCAACGGCCAGCCGCTCGGCAAGGGAACCGCGCCAAGAAAAAAAGATGCCGAACAGCTCGCCGCCAGAGAGGCCATGATCGTGCTCGACAGCCAAAACCCGTTCACACCTGTTGCGGAATCCTGA
- the rpmF gene encoding 50S ribosomal protein L32 has product MANPKAKMSKSRRDKRRAQFNARTKAAVTVVCPNCGEPTLPHRACRHCGHYKGRQVTGKSVVA; this is encoded by the coding sequence ATGGCCAACCCGAAAGCCAAGATGTCCAAGTCCAGAAGGGACAAAAGGAGAGCACAGTTCAACGCCCGCACCAAGGCTGCCGTCACGGTTGTCTGCCCGAACTGCGGTGAACCGACTCTTCCGCATCGCGCCTGCCGTCACTGCGGTCACTACAAAGGCCGTCAGGTCACCGGCAAGAGCGTCGTCGCGTAA
- a CDS encoding beta-ketoacyl-ACP synthase III, whose translation MKAAITTTAKYLPEEVMSNKDLERILDTNDEWITTRTGIKERRILRDPKKATSYMCTEVARQLLEKRGISADEIDLIIVATMSPDMIFPSTACLVQGNIQAKNAWGFDLSAACSGFLYGLYTGAQFIESGNCKKVMVIGADKMSSILDYTDRSTAILFGDGAGGVILEAASEEGYGVLDARLYSDGLNGRNHLLMPGGGSLHPASHETVDKHMHFIQQDGKQVFKAAVMAMADVAEEIMQRNNLAAETIDWLVPHQANQRIIHATAERMGITEEKVMMNIAHYGNTTAGTVPICLAELDEQGKLHKGSNLVLVSFGAGYTWGGVYVRWQ comes from the coding sequence ATGAAAGCAGCCATAACGACGACCGCCAAGTACCTGCCTGAAGAGGTGATGTCCAATAAGGACCTCGAACGGATTCTTGATACCAACGACGAGTGGATAACGACCCGTACCGGCATCAAGGAGCGAAGAATTCTCCGGGATCCGAAGAAGGCCACGTCATACATGTGCACCGAGGTTGCCCGGCAGTTGCTTGAAAAGCGGGGCATCTCCGCCGATGAGATCGACCTGATCATCGTGGCAACCATGTCTCCCGACATGATCTTTCCATCGACGGCATGTCTGGTGCAGGGCAATATCCAGGCAAAAAACGCTTGGGGCTTCGACCTTTCCGCCGCATGCTCGGGCTTTCTCTATGGCCTCTACACCGGCGCACAGTTTATCGAGTCGGGCAACTGCAAGAAGGTGATGGTGATCGGCGCGGACAAGATGTCCTCCATCCTCGACTACACCGACCGCTCAACGGCGATTCTGTTTGGCGACGGCGCGGGCGGCGTCATTCTCGAAGCTGCGAGTGAAGAGGGGTACGGCGTGCTCGATGCCCGTCTCTACTCCGACGGCCTCAACGGCCGCAACCATCTCTTGATGCCAGGTGGCGGAAGCCTTCATCCGGCCTCGCATGAAACGGTTGACAAGCACATGCACTTCATCCAGCAGGATGGCAAGCAGGTCTTCAAGGCGGCTGTCATGGCGATGGCTGATGTGGCCGAAGAGATCATGCAGCGCAACAATCTGGCCGCGGAAACCATCGACTGGCTTGTACCACACCAGGCCAACCAGCGTATCATTCACGCCACCGCCGAGCGTATGGGCATCACCGAGGAGAAGGTGATGATGAACATCGCGCACTACGGCAACACCACGGCCGGCACGGTACCGATCTGCCTCGCCGAGCTGGACGAGCAAGGCAAACTGCACAAAGGCTCGAACCTCGTGCTGGTGAGCTTCGGAGCCGGCTACACCTGGGGCGGCGTTTACGTCCGCTGGCAGTAA
- the fabD gene encoding ACP S-malonyltransferase → MKAFVFPGQGSQYCGMGRDLYERFPEAKALMDRADAILGYSITNVMFNGSEDELKQTRYTQLAIFLHSYAAATLLGRDDVAMTAGHSLGEYTALCFAGAISFEDSVRLVAKRGELMQNAGQQNPGTMAAVIGMADDALDALLQEAGSAGIVQAANFNSPGQVVISGDIDAVRKAVELAPSKGARMAKALVVSGAFHSPLMKPAEKELAETLDTIAICDAEIPVCMNVVAKPVTSAAEIRANLISQLTSSVLWSQSVQAMVDAGITEFVEVGPQKVLQGLIKRISKSAVCAGVDTADQVDAMRNPA, encoded by the coding sequence ATGAAAGCATTTGTTTTTCCCGGACAGGGTTCGCAGTACTGCGGCATGGGCCGCGATCTGTACGAACGATTCCCGGAGGCGAAAGCGCTGATGGACCGGGCCGACGCCATTCTCGGCTATTCGATCACCAACGTCATGTTCAACGGTAGTGAGGATGAGCTGAAGCAGACCCGCTACACCCAGCTCGCCATCTTCCTGCACAGCTACGCGGCAGCGACGCTTCTCGGGCGCGACGATGTCGCTATGACGGCAGGGCACAGCCTTGGCGAGTACACGGCGCTCTGTTTCGCAGGCGCGATCTCCTTTGAGGATTCGGTGCGGCTCGTGGCCAAACGCGGCGAACTGATGCAGAACGCCGGACAGCAGAACCCCGGCACGATGGCCGCCGTCATCGGCATGGCTGACGACGCGCTCGACGCACTCCTGCAGGAGGCGGGAAGCGCGGGCATCGTGCAGGCGGCGAACTTCAACTCGCCCGGCCAGGTCGTCATCTCCGGCGACATCGATGCAGTACGGAAAGCGGTCGAACTCGCTCCGTCAAAGGGTGCGAGAATGGCCAAAGCGCTGGTCGTCTCGGGTGCATTCCACTCGCCACTGATGAAACCAGCCGAAAAGGAGCTCGCCGAAACGCTCGACACCATCGCGATCTGCGATGCGGAAATTCCGGTCTGCATGAACGTGGTGGCAAAGCCGGTCACATCGGCAGCGGAAATCCGCGCGAACCTCATCAGCCAGCTCACCAGCTCGGTGCTCTGGAGCCAGTCGGTTCAGGCGATGGTTGACGCGGGTATCACCGAATTTGTCGAAGTCGGCCCCCAGAAGGTGCTTCAAGGCCTCATTAAAAGAATCAGCAAATCAGCTGTGTGCGCGGGAGTCGATACCGCCGACCAGGTGGATGCGATGCGCAATCCTGCCTAA
- the plsX gene encoding phosphate acyltransferase PlsX — protein sequence MLTIVVDAMGGDNAPACVVEGVIDALRESGNRFEILLIGQEEKVTPLLQQYDTGALKLRFVHAPEVITMEDVPATAVKAKQESSLVRGLKLCKSKEADAFVSAGNTGAMMAASLFVLGRLPGVLRPTIYAYFPRLGEGLTNIVDVGANVDCKPENLVQFAEMLTIYQRYAAKIENPVVGLLNIGEEEGKGPDYLKQAWKMLQEAHEEQKINFIGNIEGHDILAGKATIVVCDGLVGNTILKFGESIPHFLGALFKPALEKLVMAGKLDQSSAALAGQAFKGIFEPFDVEKFGGVPFLGVDGISIVGHGRSSSRAIKNMIYMAEHMIEQRVNERIAEMLA from the coding sequence ATGTTGACCATTGTCGTGGATGCCATGGGTGGCGACAATGCACCTGCCTGCGTTGTTGAGGGGGTGATCGATGCCCTAAGGGAGAGCGGAAACCGCTTTGAAATCCTGCTCATCGGGCAGGAGGAAAAGGTCACCCCGCTTCTGCAACAGTATGATACCGGAGCCCTCAAGCTCCGCTTCGTGCACGCACCCGAGGTCATAACCATGGAGGATGTTCCTGCCACCGCCGTCAAGGCGAAGCAGGAGTCGTCACTTGTCCGCGGCCTGAAGCTCTGCAAGTCGAAAGAAGCAGATGCCTTCGTGAGCGCGGGAAACACCGGCGCGATGATGGCGGCTTCACTGTTCGTCCTCGGTCGCCTTCCCGGCGTGCTGCGCCCGACCATCTACGCCTACTTCCCAAGACTCGGCGAGGGCCTTACCAACATCGTCGATGTCGGCGCGAACGTGGATTGCAAGCCGGAAAATCTGGTGCAGTTCGCCGAGATGCTGACGATCTACCAGCGTTACGCAGCCAAAATCGAAAATCCTGTGGTCGGCCTGCTCAACATCGGAGAGGAGGAGGGTAAAGGCCCTGACTACCTCAAGCAGGCATGGAAAATGTTGCAGGAGGCGCACGAGGAGCAGAAAATCAACTTCATCGGCAACATCGAGGGTCACGATATTCTGGCAGGCAAAGCCACCATCGTCGTCTGCGACGGCCTGGTCGGCAACACCATTCTCAAGTTCGGCGAGAGTATTCCGCACTTTCTTGGTGCGCTCTTCAAGCCAGCACTCGAAAAGCTGGTCATGGCGGGCAAGCTCGACCAAAGCTCTGCGGCGCTTGCAGGCCAGGCGTTCAAGGGGATATTTGAACCCTTCGATGTCGAAAAGTTCGGCGGCGTGCCGTTCCTTGGCGTCGATGGCATTTCGATCGTTGGCCATGGGCGTTCCTCATCACGCGCCATCAAGAACATGATCTACATGGCGGAGCACATGATCGAACAGCGCGTCAACGAACGCATTGCGGAAATGCTCGCCTGA
- a CDS encoding class I SAM-dependent methyltransferase codes for MSFYSKFSEYYERVFPFREEVWRFLKEYAGSAGNPLLDVGCGPGHYCGRFAADGFKPLGIDLDEAMITEAKQRYPEAAFRCLDMRRVDEIGTQFDCIWSIGNVMAHLPADELAPFISKIHKLLKPGGHWLMQVMNWDVLTGLTKYDFPVRTIEANGSKATFQRRYSSITPESLQFSFSLRNENTVLFEEAVTLYPVGVDRYRALHEEAGFQCKGIFSDFSGSPLKSVSGTGLVLVFKKG; via the coding sequence ATGTCATTCTATTCGAAATTCTCGGAATACTACGAGCGGGTATTCCCGTTCAGGGAGGAGGTCTGGCGTTTTCTGAAGGAGTATGCCGGAAGTGCCGGTAATCCGCTGCTCGACGTGGGATGCGGGCCGGGGCATTACTGCGGGCGGTTTGCTGCTGATGGGTTCAAGCCACTCGGCATTGATCTCGACGAAGCGATGATCACCGAAGCGAAGCAACGCTATCCCGAAGCTGCATTCCGCTGCCTCGACATGCGGCGGGTCGATGAGATTGGAACGCAATTCGACTGCATCTGGTCAATCGGCAACGTCATGGCGCATCTGCCTGCCGACGAGCTCGCCCCGTTCATCTCGAAAATCCACAAACTGCTCAAGCCGGGCGGCCACTGGCTCATGCAGGTCATGAACTGGGACGTCCTCACGGGATTGACGAAATACGATTTCCCGGTGCGCACCATCGAGGCTAACGGCTCAAAAGCCACCTTCCAGCGCCGCTATTCCTCGATTACGCCTGAGTCGTTGCAGTTTTCTTTCTCGCTTCGGAATGAAAATACGGTACTGTTCGAAGAAGCCGTGACACTCTATCCGGTTGGAGTGGATCGCTATCGGGCGTTGCACGAAGAAGCCGGATTCCAGTGCAAGGGGATATTTTCGGATTTCAGCGGGAGTCCGTTGAAGAGTGTGTCCGGCACGGGGTTGGTGCTGGTGTTCAAAAAGGGGTAA
- the fabG gene encoding 3-oxoacyl-[acyl-carrier-protein] reductase translates to MFTGKTAIITGAARGIGQSIALDLAAKGADLVIGDVKAEWLTETDEALKQLGAKVSCKELDVTNTDACQKVFDEVAKENGRIDILVNNAGITRDGLLMRMSEEDWDAVLTVNLKGVFNCTKAVTRVMMKQRSGSIINIASIIGLMGNAGQANYAASKGGVIAFTKSIARELASRNVRVNAIAPGFISSKMTDALSEEVRQKMLEAIPLGVFGTPQHVADAVAFLASDQSAYITGQVLSVNGGMYM, encoded by the coding sequence ATGTTCACAGGTAAAACCGCCATCATCACCGGCGCGGCGCGAGGAATCGGCCAGTCGATCGCCCTTGATCTGGCGGCCAAAGGCGCTGATCTTGTCATCGGCGACGTCAAGGCGGAGTGGCTGACAGAAACCGATGAGGCGCTCAAACAGCTCGGCGCGAAAGTGAGCTGCAAGGAGCTCGATGTCACCAATACCGACGCCTGCCAGAAGGTGTTCGACGAAGTAGCTAAAGAGAATGGTCGCATCGACATTCTGGTCAACAATGCCGGCATCACCCGCGACGGCCTCCTGATGCGCATGAGCGAAGAGGACTGGGACGCCGTGCTGACAGTGAACCTCAAGGGCGTTTTCAACTGCACCAAGGCGGTCACGCGCGTCATGATGAAGCAGCGTTCCGGCTCGATCATCAACATCGCCTCGATTATCGGCCTCATGGGCAATGCCGGCCAGGCCAATTACGCGGCCTCAAAAGGCGGCGTCATCGCCTTCACCAAATCGATTGCCAGGGAGCTGGCTTCGCGCAATGTGCGGGTCAACGCTATCGCCCCCGGCTTCATTTCATCGAAAATGACCGACGCCCTCTCCGAAGAGGTTCGCCAGAAGATGCTTGAAGCCATTCCGCTCGGTGTTTTCGGAACGCCCCAGCATGTTGCCGACGCGGTGGCATTTCTCGCCAGCGACCAGTCAGCCTACATCACCGGTCAGGTGCTGAGCGTCAACGGCGGCATGTACATGTAA
- the gcvPB gene encoding aminomethyl-transferring glycine dehydrogenase subunit GcvPB gives MKEQLIFDLSRSGRKGYCLSPLDVDERPANELLPSKFLRKEPAELPEMPESEVVRHFVRLSNLNYHVDKNMYPLGSCTMKYNPKINDYTCELPGFASMHPMQPESTAQGALQLMYELAEMLKEIAGMKAVTLQPAAGAHGELTGILLIKKYHEKLGNKRHKLLVVDSAHGTNPASAALGGYECVSVKCDASGCTDMADLRAKLDGEVAALMLTNPNTVGIFEKQMPEIEKLVHGNSSLLYMDGANMNALLGITRPGDMGFDVMHYNLHKTFSAPHGGGGPGSGPVGVSERLVEFLPVPVVEKYDEKGQTRYRLNGGKPDTIGRMMNFYGNFSVLVRAYTYIRMLGAAGLRRVSENAIINANYLLQRLVEHYALPYPRPVMHEFCLSGDRQKKEHGVRTLDIAKRLLDYGYHAPTVYFPLIVSEALMIEPTETETKETLDAFADAMVAIAEEAKNTPEVILAAPQTTPVKRLDEAQASRQLNICCSL, from the coding sequence ATGAAAGAACAACTGATCTTTGACCTTTCCCGCAGCGGTCGCAAGGGCTACTGCCTCTCCCCGCTCGACGTTGACGAACGTCCGGCGAATGAACTGCTGCCCTCGAAATTCCTGCGCAAGGAACCGGCTGAACTGCCGGAGATGCCGGAGAGCGAGGTGGTGCGCCACTTCGTGCGCCTCTCGAACCTCAACTACCACGTTGACAAAAACATGTATCCGCTCGGGAGCTGTACCATGAAGTACAATCCCAAGATCAACGACTACACCTGCGAGCTGCCGGGCTTCGCCTCGATGCACCCGATGCAGCCGGAATCGACCGCGCAGGGGGCGTTGCAGCTCATGTATGAGCTGGCGGAGATGCTCAAGGAGATTGCGGGCATGAAGGCGGTGACGCTGCAACCGGCGGCAGGCGCGCATGGCGAGCTGACAGGCATTCTGCTCATCAAGAAGTATCACGAAAAGCTCGGCAACAAGCGCCACAAGCTGCTGGTGGTCGATTCGGCACACGGCACCAACCCGGCTTCGGCGGCGCTTGGCGGCTACGAGTGCGTGTCCGTAAAATGCGACGCTTCGGGCTGCACCGACATGGCCGATCTCCGCGCCAAGCTCGACGGCGAGGTGGCGGCGCTGATGCTCACCAATCCGAACACAGTCGGCATTTTCGAGAAGCAGATGCCCGAAATCGAAAAGCTGGTACACGGCAACAGCAGCCTGCTCTACATGGACGGCGCGAACATGAACGCCCTGCTCGGCATCACACGCCCCGGCGACATGGGCTTCGACGTCATGCACTACAACCTGCACAAAACCTTCTCCGCACCCCACGGCGGCGGCGGCCCCGGCAGCGGCCCGGTCGGCGTCAGCGAGCGGCTCGTGGAGTTCCTGCCGGTTCCGGTTGTCGAGAAGTACGACGAGAAAGGCCAGACGCGCTACCGCCTGAACGGTGGCAAGCCGGACACAATTGGCCGCATGATGAACTTCTACGGCAACTTCTCGGTGCTGGTACGCGCCTATACCTACATCCGGATGCTCGGCGCCGCGGGACTGCGCCGCGTGTCGGAGAACGCCATCATCAACGCCAACTACCTGCTCCAGCGGCTCGTCGAGCACTACGCGCTACCCTACCCGCGTCCGGTGATGCACGAGTTCTGCCTGTCGGGCGACCGCCAGAAAAAAGAGCACGGCGTGCGCACGCTCGACATCGCCAAGCGCCTGCTCGACTACGGCTACCACGCGCCGACGGTTTACTTCCCGCTCATCGTCAGCGAAGCGCTCATGATCGAGCCAACCGAGACCGAGACCAAGGAGACGCTCGACGCCTTCGCCGACGCCATGGTCGCCATCGCCGAAGAGGCCAAAAACACGCCGGAGGTGATCCTTGCCGCACCGCAGACCACGCCGGTCAAGCGCCTCGACGAAGCGCAGGCCTCCCGCCAGCTCAACATCTGCTGCTCGCTCTGA
- the acpP gene encoding acyl carrier protein, whose amino-acid sequence MSAAEIKDKVYDIIVSKMGVNKDQIKPESKFADDLGADSLDTVELIMELENEFGVQIPDEDAEKIGTVQQAIDYIVNKK is encoded by the coding sequence ATGAGCGCAGCCGAAATCAAAGATAAAGTGTACGATATCATCGTCAGCAAGATGGGTGTCAACAAGGATCAGATCAAGCCGGAATCGAAGTTTGCCGATGACCTCGGTGCCGATTCGCTCGACACGGTCGAACTGATCATGGAGCTCGAAAACGAGTTCGGTGTCCAGATTCCTGATGAAGATGCCGAGAAGATCGGTACCGTACAGCAGGCCATTGACTACATCGTCAACAAAAAGTAA
- a CDS encoding META domain-containing protein, with product MIRYFFIVLLAALTACSPQYSTQPDADTPKLFRTWWRVEKIDGQDAEFIRGQRQDMHIILYSSGKMVGSGGCNQISGSFIQSPGSIRFGAIASSKMMCQPGVMSRERAFISALRKSSSYIVRGRRLTMYDRAGHEVLRFMAISSR from the coding sequence ATGATCCGATACTTCTTCATCGTTCTCCTTGCCGCGCTTACCGCCTGTTCGCCTCAATACTCGACGCAGCCGGATGCCGATACGCCGAAGCTGTTCAGGACGTGGTGGAGGGTTGAGAAGATCGATGGTCAGGATGCGGAGTTTATCCGCGGGCAGCGGCAGGACATGCATATTATCCTGTACTCGTCGGGCAAAATGGTTGGCTCGGGCGGCTGTAACCAGATCAGTGGTTCGTTTATTCAGTCGCCGGGCAGCATCCGTTTCGGCGCTATTGCATCATCAAAAATGATGTGCCAGCCGGGGGTGATGTCGCGGGAACGGGCGTTTATCAGTGCGCTTCGCAAGAGCAGCAGCTATATCGTCAGAGGTCGCCGGCTGACGATGTATGACCGCGCGGGACACGAGGTGCTGCGCTTCATGGCAATTTCGTCCCGATGA